Proteins co-encoded in one Capsicum annuum cultivar UCD-10X-F1 chromosome 9, UCD10Xv1.1, whole genome shotgun sequence genomic window:
- the LOC107840843 gene encoding very-long-chain aldehyde decarbonylase CER3 (The sequence of the model RefSeq protein was modified relative to this genomic sequence to represent the inferred CDS: added 126 bases not found in genome assembly) gives MEAPLSTWPWEKLGSFKYLLYGPFVAKVMYSRHQEDNIMATWCLHVLILCSLRGLIYQLWSSFSNMLFLTRNRRIIKQGVDFKQIDKEWDWDNFILLQALMASLAYYAFPNLVNLPIWDLNGFMVIIILHIIFSEPLYYYFHRCFHGSYLFKHYHSLHHSSDVPQPFTAGHATFLEQILLGAVIGIPILGCYLMGYGSVAMIYSYILMFDFLRCLGHCNFEIIPHHLFLAFPFMKYLIYTPTYHSLHHTEMGTNFCLFMPLFDVVGNTLNPKSWDMHTKASIESGKNGRVPDFVFLAHVVDMTSALHVPYVFRSFSSTPFTTKLYIIPLLPLSFLAMIVMWLYSKPFLNTFYYLQGYLHQTWVVPRFGFQYFLPFATEGINKQIEQAILRADKLGVKVISLAALNKNEALNGGGTLFVNKHPNLKVRVVHGNTLTAAVILNEIPKHITEVFLTGATSKLGRAIALYLCTRQVRVLMLTSSAERFQKIQKEAPAEYQKYLVQVTKYQAAENCKTWIVGKWITPREQKFAPAGAHFHQFVVPPVLPFRSDCTYGDLAAMRLPPHVKGLGSCEYTMERGVVHACHAGGVVHSLEGWTHHEVGAIDVHRIDLVWRAALKHGLMPVSSFTENH, from the exons atgGAAGCTCCATTGTCAACTTGGCCATGGGAGAAGTTGGGAAGTTTCAAG TATTTACTGTATGGACCATTTGTTGCAAAAGTGATGTACTCAAGACATCAAGAAGACAACATCATGGCAACATGGTGTCTACATGTTCTCATATTATGTTCACTTAGAGGTCTCATTTATCAACTATGGTCCTCTTTCAGTAACATGTTGTTCTTAACTCGAAACCGCCGTATTATAAAACAAGGTGTTGATTTCAAGCAAATTGACAAAGAATGGGACTG GGATAATTTTATACTCCTTCAAGCTCTAATGGCTAGTTTAGCCTATTATGCATTCCCAAATCTTGTTAATCTTCCAATATGGGATTTAAATGGCTTCATGGTGATCATAATCCTCCATATAATATTTTCAGAACCCCTTTACTACTACTTCCATAGATGCTTCCATGGAAGTTATCTTTTCAAACATTATCactcacttcatcattcatcagACGTACCTCAACCTTTTACAG CTGGTCATGCTACATTTTTGGAGCAAATTTTATTAGGTGCAGTGATTGGAATTCCAATTCTAGGTTGTTATCTCATGGGATATGGATCAGTAGCTATGATTTATAGCTATATATTGATGTTTGATTTCTTAAGATGTTTGGGTCATTGCAATTTTGAGATTATTCCTCATCACCTATTTCTGGCCTTTCCATTTATGAAGTATCTCATTTACACTCCAAC GTACCACAGCTTACATCACACAGAGATGGGAACAAATTTTTGCCTATTTATGCCACTTTTTGATGTTGTAGGCAATACTCTAAacccaaaatcatgggatatgCACACAAAAGCAAGTATTGAATCAG GTAAAAATGGTCGTGTGCcagattttgtgttcttggctcATGTAGTAGACATGACATCTGCGTTGCACGTACCATATGTATTCAGATCATTTAGTTCAACTCCTTTCACCACAAAACTTTACATTATACCCTTATTGCCTCTCTCTTTCCTTGCCATGATTGTCATGTGGCTCTACTCCAAGCCCTTCTTGAACACTTTTTACTACCTACAAGGCTACTTGCACCAAACATGGGTCGTCCCTCGCTTTggttttcaatatttcttgccaTTTGCTACTGAGGGGATTAACAAACAAATAGAGCAAGCAATTCTTAGAGCTGATAAATTGGGAGTCAAAGTCATAAGCCTTGCAGCATTAAACAAGAATGAAGCACTAAATGGAGGTGGTACATTATTTGTGAATAAACATCCAAACCTTAAAGTAAGGGTAGTTCATGGAAATACATTAACAGCAGCAGTTATCCTTAATGAAATTCCTAAGCATATCACTGAGGTTTTCTTGACTGGAGCCACCTCTAAACTTGGAAGAGCTATTGCTCTTTACCTTTGCACTAGACAAGTTCGCGTTctt ATGCTAACTTCATCTGCTGAAAGATTTCAAAAGATTCAAAAGGAAGCCCCAGCTGAATACCAAAAGTACCTTGTCCAGGTCACAAAGTATCAGGCAGCTGAAAACTGCAAG ACATGGATAGTTGGAAAATGGATAACACCAAGAGAGCAGAAATTTGCTCCAGCAGGTGCACATTTCCACCAGTTTGTGGTACCTCCAGTCTTGCCCTTTAGAAGTGACTGTACATATGGTGATCTTGCTGCCATGAGATTGCCTCCTCATGTTAAAGGACTTGGTTCTTGTGAG TATACAATGGAAAGAGGAGTAGTACATGCATGCCATGCAGGAGGAGTGGTA
- the LOC107840881 gene encoding inactive UDP-glycosyltransferase 79A6-like: MAPPTFNGKSYRIWAVTMRIYLQALDLWKAVEYKYEIAPLLDNPMVAQIKTHKERKTRKSKAMPCLFTVVSSNIVTRIMSLQSAKEERYGCRAMILETVAGVPGMVGGMLLHLRSLRKFELLRLSLPNSFFSDLVPMATNSSDNEVIVAMVPFPDYSHLNQLFVLARFIAPHNIPVYFLSLADMNQDLKLRVQANARELLLLEPHVKLMVRMEHELEFHSGEVINSCKEVEGKYIDLLAKEKRKPSWAFGPFHMLVESHDSISSSSSNMTRHECLEFLDKQYACSVIFVSFGSTTTLSQEQVNEVALGLKQSNHRFIWVLRKGSDDKEKLREKDGKIDQLPEGFGKRVEGKEWW; the protein is encoded by the exons atgGCACCACCAACTTTCAATGGAAAAAGTTATCGAATCTGGGCAGTTACAATGCGGATATATCTACAAGCTTTGGATCTCTGGAAAGCTGTTGAATATAAATACGAGATAGCTCCCTTGCTGGACAATCCCATGGTGGCGCAGATTAAAACTCACAAGGAGAGAAAAACTAGGAAATCAAAGGCAATGCCATGcttatttacagtagtttcatcTAATATCGTAACTCGCATTATGTCTCTGCAATCAGCGAAAGAG GAAAGATACGGTTGTCGTGCAATGATATTGGAAACAGTGGCAGGTGTACCAGGAATGGTGGGAGGTATGCTGTTACATCTGAGGTCGTTACGCAAGTTCGAGCTTCTAAG attatctcttccAAATTCATTTTTCTCTGATCTTGTTCCAATGGCTACCAACTCATCAGACAATGAAGTGATTGTGGCCATGGTGCCATTTCCTGATTACAGCCATCTGAATCAGCTCTTTGTTCTTGCGCGCTTCATCGCGCCCCATAATATACCAGTATACTTCCTCTCACTTGCTGATATGAACCAAGATTTGAAACTCCGCGTCCAAG CAAATGCACGTGAGCTTCTATTGCTGGAGCCGCATGTGAAATTAATGGTTAGAATGGAACATGAGTTGGAGTTCCACTCGGGAGAAGTCATAAACTCGTGCAAAGAAGTGGAAGGTAAGTACATAGATTTACTTGCCAAAGAAAAACGCAAGCCGTCTTGGGCTTTTGGTCCATTTCATATGTTGGTAGAATCACACGACTCTATCTCTTCTTCATCTAGCAACATGACTCGTCATGAATGCCTGGAATTTCTCGACAAGCAATATGCTTGCTCAGTAATATTTGTCTCGTTTGGATCAACCACTACATTATCACAAGAGCAGGTCAATGAGGTCGCTCTGGGTTTAAAACAAAGCAACCATAGATTTATTTGGGTACTAAGAAAAGGATCGGACGATAAGGAGAAACTCAGAGAGAAAGACGGAAAGATTGATCAACTACCAGAAGGGTTTGGAAAGAGAGTAGAAGGAAAGGAATGGTGGTAA
- the LOC107841078 gene encoding zeatin O-glucosyltransferase-like, whose amino-acid sequence MNTCREVEGKYLNLLAHTKDNKQWWAIGLFHMLLLESHNSSYRTRLECLEFLDKQDVNSVMFISFGRTTTLSQEKVNEIALGLERSNHKFIWVLREADKKMETDKFEEKDGKIELPKGFEERAERRGMVVRNWIPQLEILGHSSTGGFLSHCGWNSCIESISMGVRLATWPIHHDHPFNAILVTNLLKIGTSVRSWTRREELVTASTIEKVVKTLMGTTEGEKMRQRAVELCKKIKSSVSDGGPSRKAMESFISNSIK is encoded by the coding sequence ATGAACACATGCAGAGAAGTCGAAGGTAAGTACCTAAATTTACTTGCACATACAAAAGATAACAAGCAGTGGTGGGCTATTGGTCTATTTCATATGTTGCTGCTAGAGTCGCACAACTCTAGCTATAGGACTCGTCTCGAATGCCTAGAATTTCTCGACAAACAAGACGTTAACTCAGTAATGTTCATCTCATTTGGAAGAACCACTACATTATCACAAGAGAAAGTCAATGAGATAGCGCTTGGTCTAGAACGAAGCAACCATAAATTTATTTGGGTACTAAGAGAAGCCGATAAAAAAATGGAAACTGACAAATTTGAAGAGAAAGATGGGAAGATAGAATTGCCAAAAGGGTTTGAAGAAAGAGCGGAAAGAAGAGGAATGGTGGTGAGAAATTGGATACCCCAATTAGAAATCTTGGGACATTCATCTACAGGCGGGTTTTTGAGCCACTGTGGATGGAATTCTTGTATTGAGAGCATTAGCATGGGAGTGCGTCTAGCAACATGGCCAATCCATCACGATCATCCATTTAACGCTATTTTAGTGACCAACTTGCTGAAGATCGGAACATCTGTCAGGAGTTGGACACGTCGAGAAGAATTGGTGACAGCATCAACCATTGAGAAAGTTGTGAAGACATTGATGGGCACAACGGAAGGGGAAAAGATGAGGCAAAGAGCAGTGGAATTGTGTAAAAAGATCAAGAGCTCTGTCAGCGATGGAGGACCTTCACGCAAGGCAATGgaatctttcatttcaaatagTATCAAATAA